The following are from one region of the Coffea eugenioides isolate CCC68of chromosome 2, Ceug_1.0, whole genome shotgun sequence genome:
- the LOC113760975 gene encoding 26S proteasome regulatory subunit 6A homolog yields the protein MAAPMVEDSNFEDDQLNSMSTDDIVRASRLLDNEIRILKEELQRTNLELDSFKEKIKENQEKIKLNKQLPYLVGNIVEILEMNPEEEAEEDGANIDLDSQRKGKCVVLKTSTRQTIFLPVVGLVDPDKLKPGDLVGVNKDSYLILDTLPSEYDSRVKAMEVDEKPTEDYNDIGGLEKQIQELVEAIVLPMTHKERFQKLGIRPPKGVLLYGPPGTGKTLMARACAAQTNATFLKLAGPQLVQMFIGDGAKLVRDAFQLAKEKSPCIIFIDEIDAIGTKRFDSEVSGDREVQRTMLELLNQLDGFSSDDRIKVIAATNRADILDPALMRSGRLDRKIEFPHPSEEARARILQIHSRKMNVHPDVNFEELARSTDDFNGAQLKAVCVEAGMLALRRDATDVNHEDFNEGIIQVQAKKKASLNYYA from the exons ATGGCGGCGCCGATGGTAGAAGACAGCAACTTCGAAGACGACCAGCTCAACTCCATGTCGACTGACGACATTGTTAGGGCTTCTCGCCTTCTCGATAACGAGATTCGGATCctcaag GAAGAGTTGCAGAGGACGAATCTAGAATTGGATTCCTTCAAGGAGAAGATTAAGGAGAATCAAGAGAAAATTAAGCTCAATAAGCAGCTTCCTTACTTGGTCGGCAATATAGTAGAG ATTTTGGAAATGAACCCAGAGGAAGAGGCTGAGGAAGATGGTGCAAATATTGACCTTGACTCTCAAAGGAAGGGCAAATGTGTTGTATTGAAAACTTCCACTCGCCAA ACAATTTTCCTTCCTGTTGTTGGCCTTGTTGACCCTGATAAATTAAAGCCTGGGGATTTGGTTGGAGTAAATAAAGATAGTTACTTGATCTTGGACACACTACCGTCTGAGTATGATTCTCGAGTCAAGGCGATGGAAGTTGATGAAAAACCAACTGAAGATTATAATGACATTGGTGGTCTGGAGAAACAG ATCCAAGAACTTGTTGAAGCCATTGTTTTGCCTATGACCCACAAAGAACGGTTTCAGAAGTTGGGAATTCGTCCACCAAAAGGGGTCCTTTTGTACGGACCTCCTGGAACAGGGAAGACATTAATGGCTCGTGCATGTGCTGCCCAAACAAATGCTACTTTCCTTAAGCTGGCTGGACCCCAGCTTGTACAG ATGTTCATTGGAGATGGAGCAAAGCTTGTCCGTGATGCTTTCCAGCTTGCAAAGGAAAAATCTCCTTGTATAATCTTTATTGATGAGATTGATGCTATTGGTACAAAGCGTTTTGATAG TGAAGTCAGTGGGGATAGGGAGGTCCAGAGAACTATGTTAGAACTGCTTAATCAGCTTGATGGTTTTAGCAGCGATGATCGGATAAag GTGATAGCGGCGACAAATCGAGCTGACATTCTAGACCCTGCCTTGATGAGATCTGGTCGACTTGATCGCAAAATCGAGTTCCCCCATCCGTCTGAGGAGGCCAGGGCTCGGATCTTGCAG ATACACTCCAGAAAGATGAATGTTCACCCTGATGTGAACTTTGAGGAGCTGGCTCGTTCAACAGATGATTTCAATGGGGCACAACTGAAAGCCGTCTGCGTAGAAGCAGGCATGCTAGCACTGCGGCGCGATGCCACTGAT GTGAACCATGAAGACTTTAATGAAGGTATCATCCAAGttcaagcaaagaagaaagcCAGCTTAAATTACTATGCATAG
- the LOC113762075 gene encoding translationally-controlled tumor protein homolog, producing the protein MLVYQDLLSGDELLSDSFPYKEIENGMLWEVEGKWVVQGAVEVNIGANPSAEGGEEDEGVDDQAVKVVDIVDTFRLQEQPPFDKKQFVAYIKKYIKNLSPKLEPEKLDAFKKNIEGATKYLLSKLSDLQFFVGESMRDEGSIVFAYYKEGATDPTFLYLAPGLKEVKC; encoded by the exons ATGTTGGTTTACCAGGATCTTCTTTCTG GCGATGAGCTTCTATCCGACTCATTCCCCTATAAGGAAATTGAGAATGGAATGCTGTGGGAAGTAGAAGGGAAG TGGGTCGTTCAAGGTGCTGTGGAGGTGAATATTGGGGCCAATCCTTCTGCTGAAGGTGGAGAAGAAGATGAAGGAGTTGACGACCAAGCTGTCAAGGTTGTCGATATTGTTGATACTTTCAGACTTCAG GAGCAACCCCCTTTCGACAAAAAGCAGTTTGTTGCATACATCAAGAAATATATCAAGAATTTAAGTCCAAAGTTGGAGCCTGAGAAGTTGGATGCCTTCAAAAAGAACATTGAAGGAGCAACTAAATACCTCCTGTCAAAGCTGAGCGACCTTCAGTT CTTTGTTGGTGAGAGCATGCGTGATGAGGGCTCAATCGTGTTTGCATACTACAAAGAAGGTGCCACCGATCCAACTTTTCTTTACCTTGCACCTGGGCTGAAGGAGGTCAAATGCTAG
- the LOC113762490 gene encoding heparan-alpha-glucosaminide N-acetyltransferase has translation MADTKEGMTQEQHHVTIEAPQALQDKGEEVKEVEEKPQNKTKTKRVASLDIFRGLTVALMVLVDDAGGEWPVIGHAPWNGCNLADFVMPFFLFIVGVAIALALKRIPKRLMAIRKVIWRTIKLLFWGLLLQGGYSHAPDKLTYGVDMKRIRWCGILQRIALAYLVVALFEISTRNAQVKDLSHQWFSIFKMYIWHWVLGASVLIIYLAVLYGTRVPDWHFIVHNEDSTLLGKMLTVTCNVRGKLDPPCNAVGYVDRKVLGINHMYQHPAWKRSKACTYSSPHEGPFRDDAPAWCVAPFEPEGILSSISAILSTIIGVHFGHVLIHMKDHSSRLWHWTVMGSALLIFGITLHFTHAIPLNKQLYTLSYVCVTAGAAALVFSAFYVLVDIWKLRYLFLPLEWIGMNAMLVYVMAAADIFAGFINGWYYDNPHNTLVHWIQKHIFIDVWHSTKVGILLYVIFAEILFWAIVAGIFHRLGIYWKL, from the exons ATGGCAGACACCAAAGAAGGTATGACTCAAGAACAGCACCATGTCACCATAGAAGCTCCTCAAGCACTGCAAGACAAGGGAGAAGAAGTAAAAGAAGTTGAAGAGAAGCCTCAGAACAAGACAAAGACTAAACGAGTGGCTTCCTTGGATATTTTCAGAGGCCTCACTGTTGCG TTGATGGTACTGGTTGATGATGCTGGAGGAGAATGGCCGGTAATTGGGCATGCACCATGGAATGGTTGCAATCTTGCTGATTTTGTGATGCCATTTTTCCTATTTATTGTCGGAGTGGCAATTGCACTTGCTCTCAAG AGAATACCAAAAAGGTTAATGGCTATTAGAAAGGTAATTTGGAGAACTATCAAACTTCTCTTCTGGGGTCTTCTTTTACAAG GTGGTTACTCTCATGCACCAGATAAACTTACATATGGTGTCGATATGAAAAGAATAAGATGGTGTGGCATTCTCCAG AGAATTGCTCTTGCTTATCTGGTAGTGGCATTGTTTGAAATCTCAACAAGAAATGCTCAAGTTAAGGATCTTTCACATCAATGGTTCTCTATATTCAAGATgtatatttggcattg GGTGTTAGGAGcatctgttttaattatttacCTGGCTGTGTTATACGGAACTCGTGTTCCTGATTGGCACTTCATCGTCCACAATGAAGATAGCACACTTTTGGGCAAGATGTTAACT GTAACCTGCAATGTCAGAGGAAAATTGGATCCTCCTTGTAATGCAGTGGGTTATGTTGACAGAAAAGTGCTTGGTATTAATCACATGTATCAACATCCAGCTTGGAAGAGATCCAAG GCTTGCACTTACAGTTCTCCTCATGAGGGACCTTTTCGGGATGATGCTCCAGCATGGTGCGTAGCACCTTTTGAACCAGAAGGAATTCTGAG CTCAATTTCTGCAATCCTCTCTACAATCATTGGAGTTCATTTTGGACATGTTCTTATACATATGAAG GATCACTCATCCAGACTTTGGCACTGGACTGTCATGGGTTCAgctcttttgatttttggaatTACTCTTCATTTTACACATG CTATTCCCTTAAATAAGCAACTGTATACTCTCAGCTATGTTTGTGTAACGGCAGGAGCAGCAGCTCTAGTGTTCTCAGCATTCTATGTCCTG GTTGACATTTGGAAATTGAGGTATCTGTTTCTGCCACTTGAATGGATTGGTATGAACGCCATGCTTGTATATGTCATGGCAGCTGCAGACATTTTCGCAGGATTCATTAACGGGTGGTATTACGACAACCCTCATAACACACTG GTACATTGGATTCAGAAGCACATATTCATTGACGTTTGGCATTCAACAAAAGTAGGGATTCTACTTTATGTCATCTTTGCAGAGATACTGTTCTGGGCTATTGTTGCTGGCATTTTCCACCGGTTGGGAATTTACTGGAAGCTTTAG